A stretch of DNA from Sander lucioperca isolate FBNREF2018 chromosome 8, SLUC_FBN_1.2, whole genome shotgun sequence:
CCGTAAACTAGAGGGTTATTAATGGGGGGGATCATCAAATACTCTAAAGATAAAACAACTGTGATGATCGGATTCATTTTATCAGCCTCAAATCGAGTCAATGACAGCtcacagaagagagagaaagaataggTCATAAATGTCACGATGTGAGGCAGGCAGGTCTGTAACGCCTTTCCTCTGAATTCAGACGAGCTTCTCCTGCAAACAATCAGAATACGTAGATAGGTGTACAGGACAAAGAACAGGGGGATGATGATGGTTGTCATCGTGACAAACTGAGCTACTATGTTGTTCAGAGTTGTGTCCACACAGGAGAGCTGAACCACAGGCCAGATGGAACAGAAAAGTCTGTGCAGTTTATTTCCACACAACGGTAATCTAACAGAAAGATACAGCATAAAACCCATAGCAAATGCAGGGTAGAGCACGGCAAAAATCACAAGATGTATTACCatcttaaatgtcattttacTGTGATAGTGTAAAGGCTGGCAAATAGCAACAAATCTATCGTAGGCCATGATGCCGAGGAGAGTCAGCTCATATCCTGCATAGGTGTAAATAACATATATCTGAATGAA
This window harbors:
- the LOC116046684 gene encoding olfactory receptor 6N1-like, whose translation is MNSNNSLNPLYFQFTLFADFGPLRYLFFSLCLLLYMTAVSANIVIILTVCLEKSLHQPMYIFICCLSFNSLYGSAGFFPRFLTDILSDTHLISRPLCFIQIYVIYTYAGYELTLLGIMAYDRFVAICQPLHYHSKMTFKMVIHLVIFAVLYPAFAMGFMLYLSVRLPLCGNKLHRLFCSIWPVVQLSCVDTTLNNIVAQFVTMTTIIIPLFFVLYTYLRILIVCRRSSSEFRGKALQTCLPHIVTFMTYSFSLFCELSLTRFEADKMNPIITVVLSLEYLMIPPINNPLVYGLSLPQIRRVIFRFLKKIPAAKM